One part of the Pristis pectinata isolate sPriPec2 chromosome 15, sPriPec2.1.pri, whole genome shotgun sequence genome encodes these proteins:
- the tmem121b gene encoding transmembrane protein 121B, with translation MSAAAGGEGCRSAAAAAPPLAEGNLRAGENESLFIRNSSFRRNSQTSTASLGREVGAASNIKARPAFIITSGELVHNPSDCTSSSAPPAANRTLLYKGLCLLLLLCQGGLFDFYLIIFTDLYWCSWIATDLVVLVGWLIFFIKHGRRGAVRERAAPGQFAFAYLAWLIYVIACTPKMVLILETSILDLIELKVPLGTTGFKIVVMSSVPLLYTLLNSVTEDLSCHSSHRAQNYYSRTCLDLLDSFTLMELVLAGQIPNVYLKYTVTAVYFVSFSIPVLWLYELNSLQLDYKCVVFRFLSSYAVNAPLLVVRCFLVFIYDQQVSVFLFKNVFWLCCDCAEVLERCCIVRRVHKYSSPPMQFTHCISENEMCAHGYVNTLAVAAQS, from the coding sequence ATGAGCGCTGCGGCCGGCGGTGAGGGCTGTCGGTCGGCCGCCGCAGCAGCGCCGCCGCTAGCCGAGGGCAATCTCCGGGCGGGAGAGAACGAGTCCCTTTTCATCAGGAACAGTTCGTTCAGGAGGAACTCCCAGACCTCGACCGCCAGCCTCGGCCGAGAGGTCGGCGCCGCTTCCAACATCAAAGCGCGTCCGGCGTTCATCATCACTTCGGGGGAGCTGGTGCACAACCCGTCCGACTGCACCAGCAGCTCGGCGCCGCCCGCCGCCAACCGCACGCTGCTCTACAAGGGCCTCTGCCTCCTGCTCCTGCTCTGCCAGGGGGGGCTCTTCGACTTCTACCTGATTATTTTCACCGACCTGTACTGGTGCTCCTGGATCGCCACCGACCTGGTGGTGCTGGTGGGCTGGCTCATCTTCTTCATCAAACACGGCAGGCGGGGGGCGGTGCGGGAGAGGGCGGCCCCGGGACAGTTCGCCTTCGCctacctggcctggctcatttatGTCATCGCCTGCACGCCCAAAATGGTGCTGATCCTGGAGACCTCCATCCTCGACCTCATTGAGCTCAAAGTTCCCCTGGGCACCACTGGCTTCAAGATCGTGGTCATGTCGTCCGTGCCCTTGCTCTACACGCTGCTGAACTCGGTGACCGAAGACCTGAGCTGCCACAGCAGCCACCGGGCCCAGAACTATTACAGCCGCACCTGCCTCGACCTCCTGGACAGCTTCACCCTCATGGAGCTGGTGCTGGCGGGTCAGATCCCCAACGTGTACCTCAAGTACACGGTCACTGCCGTCTACTTCGTCTCCTTTTCCATCCCGGTTCTCTGGCTCTATGAACTCAATTCATTGCAGCTGGATTACAAATGCGTCGTGTTCCGCTTCCTGTCCAGCTATGCGGTGAATGCCCCTCTCTTGGTGGTCAGGTGCTTTCTGGTCTTCATCTATGACCAACAGGTTTCGGTGTTTCTGTTCAAGAATGTCTTTTGGTTGTGTTGTGATTGTGCCGAGGTGCTGGAGAGATGTTGCATTGTGAGACGTGTCCACAAGTACTCGAGCCCACCCATGCAGTTCACACATTGCATCTCGGAGAATGAGATGTGTGCCCATGGATACGTGAACACACTGGCCGTGGCTGCCCAATCCTAA